Proteins from a single region of Ziziphus jujuba cultivar Dongzao chromosome 1, ASM3175591v1:
- the LOC107428037 gene encoding uncharacterized protein LOC107428037 isoform X4 — MATWHKGHSLAQTVFSCIYLLRPDRTSSHTLLHSFCRVIRATCKSVISVVSDARTHEEEDLFTMTYGLPLNGDGDDKCLTMLNAVEETICRQLRACKAPSSKRRVIEDIEPLQTKLELEEGYCKALLCRLRFRKHFYHVLACLRRPQGRGLELARKHIAFCISELESALASSEFLRSIFFGACKDGTEDKTTASGCQPIGFDASLNCRLSAPTPPRAIKILSWKKAVEYFMKLLRDIDIICSCSLVPSLESVLRFVVQFQKSQPDLVARAHLQCLLVKDGKLYGQDPVFAIITKAAALPEATKNHDIQKNEFIVQLGQLVLNLLKILCTNGAWQRRKLGKIIQDWRVIYMQLELAFKKEFGDSTVSNEENICVKIFQHILLWVEEQTYWIASRFLILGFELELYSPSEYCMVYWYIYVVLIKLAEKTHLKTAVTNGTGKRKGKKKRDTLKDVGKDNRIPPAVLFLQCQIYLAEGLAMMLAALRNEGMMLQSRSPFNTEHERFIQHFDLLQKACIPDHVSYPSFNESTIYARLSNLVMYNYFKDAQRIAKEVKSSFSNDPDKLAELRRLEQVAEHNSVALNIICRLGALDSSLKISFEFNHHPYFATAVVKRS; from the exons ATG GCGACATGGCACAAGGGTCATTCATTAGCACAAACAGTCTTCTCGTGCATCTATCTTCTAAGGCCTGACAGGACATCTTCACATACCTTATTGCACTCATTTTGCAGAGTCATACGAGCAACCTGCAAATCAGTTATTTCAGTTGTCTCAGATGCACGTACACATGAA GAAGAGGATCTTTTTACAATGACTTATGGTCTTCCTTTGAATGGGGATGGAGATGACAAGTGCTTAACGATGCTAAATGCTGTTGAAGAAACAATTTGTCGCCAATTGCGAGCTTGTAAAGCTCCATCATCAAAAAGAAGAGTGATAGAAG ACATAGAGCCGTTACAAACTAAGCTTGAACTAGAAGAAGGCTATTGCAAAGCTTTGTTATGCCGCTTACGCTTTCGTAAG CATTTTTACCATGTTCTTGCATGTTTGAGGCGGCCTCAAGGGAGAGGGTTGGAGTTGGCGAGAAAACATATAGCTTTCTGTATATCAGAATTAGAAAGTGCTCTTGCTTCATCAGAATTTCTCAGATCTATTTTCTTTGGAGCTTGCAAAGATGGCACAGAAGATAAAACAACTGCTTCTGGTTGTCAACCAATTGGATTTGATGCTAGTTTAAATTGTAGATTATCTGCACCTACACCACCACGTGCAATTAAAATTCTTAGTTGGAAAAAG GCTGTCGAGTATTTTATGAAACTTCTTCGTGATATTGACATTATATGTTCATGCTCATTAGTTCCATCTTTAGAAAGTGTTTTGCGCTTTGTGGTTCAGTTTCAAAAATCTCAACCAGATTTAGTTGCAAGAGCTCATCTCCAG TGTTTGCTGGTTAAAGATGGGAAACTCTATGGGCAGGATCCTGTATTTGCCATTATCACTAAGGCTGCAGCGTTGCCTGAAGCTACAAAGAATCATGATATTCAAAAGAATGAATTCATTGTACAGTTGGGACAG TTGGTGCTCAATTTGCTAAAAATTCTTTGTACAAATGGTGCTTGGCAAAGGCGTAAGCTTGGGAAGATTATACAAGATTGGCGTGTAATATATATGCAG CTAGAGCTGGCTTTTAAAAAAGAGTTTGGAGACTCAACCGTTTCAAATGAGGAG AATATAtgtgtaaaaatatttcaacatATCCTCCTTTGGGTGGAAGAGCAAACCTACTGGATAGCTTCACGTTTTCTCATTTTGGGTTTTGAGTTGGAGCTATATTCCCCCAGTGAATATTGCATGGTATATTGGTATATATATGTTGTCCTGATCAAGCTTGCAGAAAAGACACATCTTAAGACAGCAGTGACCAATGGCACTG GTAAacgaaaaggaaagaaaaaaagggataCTTTAAAGGATGTGGGAAAAGATAATCGGATCCCTCCAGCTGTCTTGTTTCTTCAGTGCCAAATATACCTTGCAGAAGGGCTTGCAATG ATGCTTGCAGCTTTAAGGAATGAAGGTATGATGTTACAGAGTCGGAGCCCTTTTAATACTGAGCATGAG AGATTTATTCAGCACTTTGATCTTCTACAGAAAGCTTGTATTCCCGACCATGTCTCATACCCCTCATTTAATGAGTCCACAATCTATGCTCGCTTATCG AACCTGGTTATGTATAATTACTTTAAGGATGCTCAGAGGATTGCAAAGGAGGTGAAGAGTAGTTTTTCCAATGACCCGGACAAGTTGGCTGAACTTCGGAGGTTAGAGCAAGTGGCGGAACACAATAGTGTTGCCCTCAATATCATTTGCCGGCTAGGAGCCCTTGATTCCTCTCTAAAGATTTCTTTTGAGTTCAACCACCATCCTTACTTTGCCACCGCTGTTGTTAAGAGATCTTGA
- the LOC107428037 gene encoding uncharacterized protein LOC107428037 isoform X2, with protein MEEPKVADDQTFLGVPLPERTSVPSGDNTIWADVSPLLDSACKDLEDGELIHGDNFNLFAAMSALEIMDPKMDSGIVCTYYSVDEAIENGAAPIPISSDKSVDVRCTIDIIDHLLACEATWHKGHSLAQTVFSCIYLLRPDRTSSHTLLHSFCRVIRATCKSVISVVSDARTHEEEDLFTMTYGLPLNGDGDDKCLTMLNAVEETICRQLRACKAPSSKRRVIEDIEPLQTKLELEEGYCKALLCRLRFRKHFYHVLACLRRPQGRGLELARKHIAFCISELESALASSEFLRSIFFGACKDGTEDKTTASGCQPIGFDASLNCRLSAPTPPRAIKILSWKKAVEYFMKLLRDIDIICSCSLVPSLESVLRFVVQFQKSQPDLVARAHLQDPVFAIITKAAALPEATKNHDIQKNEFIVQLGQLVLNLLKILCTNGAWQRRKLGKIIQDWRVIYMQLELAFKKEFGDSTVSNEENICVKIFQHILLWVEEQTYWIASRFLILGFELELYSPSEYCMVYWYIYVVLIKLAEKTHLKTAVTNGTGKRKGKKKRDTLKDVGKDNRIPPAVLFLQCQIYLAEGLAMMLAALRNEGMMLQSRSPFNTEHERFIQHFDLLQKACIPDHVSYPSFNESTIYARLSNLVMYNYFKDAQRIAKEVKSSFSNDPDKLAELRRLEQVAEHNSVALNIICRLGALDSSLKISFEFNHHPYFATAVVKRS; from the exons ATGGAAGAACCCAAGGTTGCAGACGACCAAACTTTCCTTGGCGTTCCTCTTCCTGAACGCACCTCCGTTCCTTCCGGCGATAACACCATCTGGGCCGATGTCTCCCCTCTTCTCGACTCTGCCtgcaaag ATCTTGAAGATGGTGAGCTCATCCATGGCGACAATTTCAATCTCTTTGCGGCTATGTCTGCTTTGGAG ATAATGGACCCGAAAATGGATTCCGGTATAGTTTGTACATACTATTCTGTAGATGAAGCAATCGAGAATGGTGCTGCTCCAATTCCTATCAGCTCTGATAAAAGTGTTGATGTTCGATGTACTATTGATATCATAGATCATCTTCTTGCCTGTGAG GCGACATGGCACAAGGGTCATTCATTAGCACAAACAGTCTTCTCGTGCATCTATCTTCTAAGGCCTGACAGGACATCTTCACATACCTTATTGCACTCATTTTGCAGAGTCATACGAGCAACCTGCAAATCAGTTATTTCAGTTGTCTCAGATGCACGTACACATGAA GAAGAGGATCTTTTTACAATGACTTATGGTCTTCCTTTGAATGGGGATGGAGATGACAAGTGCTTAACGATGCTAAATGCTGTTGAAGAAACAATTTGTCGCCAATTGCGAGCTTGTAAAGCTCCATCATCAAAAAGAAGAGTGATAGAAG ACATAGAGCCGTTACAAACTAAGCTTGAACTAGAAGAAGGCTATTGCAAAGCTTTGTTATGCCGCTTACGCTTTCGTAAG CATTTTTACCATGTTCTTGCATGTTTGAGGCGGCCTCAAGGGAGAGGGTTGGAGTTGGCGAGAAAACATATAGCTTTCTGTATATCAGAATTAGAAAGTGCTCTTGCTTCATCAGAATTTCTCAGATCTATTTTCTTTGGAGCTTGCAAAGATGGCACAGAAGATAAAACAACTGCTTCTGGTTGTCAACCAATTGGATTTGATGCTAGTTTAAATTGTAGATTATCTGCACCTACACCACCACGTGCAATTAAAATTCTTAGTTGGAAAAAG GCTGTCGAGTATTTTATGAAACTTCTTCGTGATATTGACATTATATGTTCATGCTCATTAGTTCCATCTTTAGAAAGTGTTTTGCGCTTTGTGGTTCAGTTTCAAAAATCTCAACCAGATTTAGTTGCAAGAGCTCATCTCCAG GATCCTGTATTTGCCATTATCACTAAGGCTGCAGCGTTGCCTGAAGCTACAAAGAATCATGATATTCAAAAGAATGAATTCATTGTACAGTTGGGACAG TTGGTGCTCAATTTGCTAAAAATTCTTTGTACAAATGGTGCTTGGCAAAGGCGTAAGCTTGGGAAGATTATACAAGATTGGCGTGTAATATATATGCAG CTAGAGCTGGCTTTTAAAAAAGAGTTTGGAGACTCAACCGTTTCAAATGAGGAG AATATAtgtgtaaaaatatttcaacatATCCTCCTTTGGGTGGAAGAGCAAACCTACTGGATAGCTTCACGTTTTCTCATTTTGGGTTTTGAGTTGGAGCTATATTCCCCCAGTGAATATTGCATGGTATATTGGTATATATATGTTGTCCTGATCAAGCTTGCAGAAAAGACACATCTTAAGACAGCAGTGACCAATGGCACTG GTAAacgaaaaggaaagaaaaaaagggataCTTTAAAGGATGTGGGAAAAGATAATCGGATCCCTCCAGCTGTCTTGTTTCTTCAGTGCCAAATATACCTTGCAGAAGGGCTTGCAATG ATGCTTGCAGCTTTAAGGAATGAAGGTATGATGTTACAGAGTCGGAGCCCTTTTAATACTGAGCATGAG AGATTTATTCAGCACTTTGATCTTCTACAGAAAGCTTGTATTCCCGACCATGTCTCATACCCCTCATTTAATGAGTCCACAATCTATGCTCGCTTATCG AACCTGGTTATGTATAATTACTTTAAGGATGCTCAGAGGATTGCAAAGGAGGTGAAGAGTAGTTTTTCCAATGACCCGGACAAGTTGGCTGAACTTCGGAGGTTAGAGCAAGTGGCGGAACACAATAGTGTTGCCCTCAATATCATTTGCCGGCTAGGAGCCCTTGATTCCTCTCTAAAGATTTCTTTTGAGTTCAACCACCATCCTTACTTTGCCACCGCTGTTGTTAAGAGATCTTGA
- the LOC107428037 gene encoding uncharacterized protein LOC107428037 isoform X1 yields MEEPKVADDQTFLGVPLPERTSVPSGDNTIWADVSPLLDSACKDLEDGELIHGDNFNLFAAMSALEIMDPKMDSGIVCTYYSVDEAIENGAAPIPISSDKSVDVRCTIDIIDHLLACEATWHKGHSLAQTVFSCIYLLRPDRTSSHTLLHSFCRVIRATCKSVISVVSDARTHEEEDLFTMTYGLPLNGDGDDKCLTMLNAVEETICRQLRACKAPSSKRRVIEDIEPLQTKLELEEGYCKALLCRLRFRKHFYHVLACLRRPQGRGLELARKHIAFCISELESALASSEFLRSIFFGACKDGTEDKTTASGCQPIGFDASLNCRLSAPTPPRAIKILSWKKAVEYFMKLLRDIDIICSCSLVPSLESVLRFVVQFQKSQPDLVARAHLQCLLVKDGKLYGQDPVFAIITKAAALPEATKNHDIQKNEFIVQLGQLVLNLLKILCTNGAWQRRKLGKIIQDWRVIYMQLELAFKKEFGDSTVSNEENICVKIFQHILLWVEEQTYWIASRFLILGFELELYSPSEYCMVYWYIYVVLIKLAEKTHLKTAVTNGTGKRKGKKKRDTLKDVGKDNRIPPAVLFLQCQIYLAEGLAMMLAALRNEGMMLQSRSPFNTEHERFIQHFDLLQKACIPDHVSYPSFNESTIYARLSNLVMYNYFKDAQRIAKEVKSSFSNDPDKLAELRRLEQVAEHNSVALNIICRLGALDSSLKISFEFNHHPYFATAVVKRS; encoded by the exons ATGGAAGAACCCAAGGTTGCAGACGACCAAACTTTCCTTGGCGTTCCTCTTCCTGAACGCACCTCCGTTCCTTCCGGCGATAACACCATCTGGGCCGATGTCTCCCCTCTTCTCGACTCTGCCtgcaaag ATCTTGAAGATGGTGAGCTCATCCATGGCGACAATTTCAATCTCTTTGCGGCTATGTCTGCTTTGGAG ATAATGGACCCGAAAATGGATTCCGGTATAGTTTGTACATACTATTCTGTAGATGAAGCAATCGAGAATGGTGCTGCTCCAATTCCTATCAGCTCTGATAAAAGTGTTGATGTTCGATGTACTATTGATATCATAGATCATCTTCTTGCCTGTGAG GCGACATGGCACAAGGGTCATTCATTAGCACAAACAGTCTTCTCGTGCATCTATCTTCTAAGGCCTGACAGGACATCTTCACATACCTTATTGCACTCATTTTGCAGAGTCATACGAGCAACCTGCAAATCAGTTATTTCAGTTGTCTCAGATGCACGTACACATGAA GAAGAGGATCTTTTTACAATGACTTATGGTCTTCCTTTGAATGGGGATGGAGATGACAAGTGCTTAACGATGCTAAATGCTGTTGAAGAAACAATTTGTCGCCAATTGCGAGCTTGTAAAGCTCCATCATCAAAAAGAAGAGTGATAGAAG ACATAGAGCCGTTACAAACTAAGCTTGAACTAGAAGAAGGCTATTGCAAAGCTTTGTTATGCCGCTTACGCTTTCGTAAG CATTTTTACCATGTTCTTGCATGTTTGAGGCGGCCTCAAGGGAGAGGGTTGGAGTTGGCGAGAAAACATATAGCTTTCTGTATATCAGAATTAGAAAGTGCTCTTGCTTCATCAGAATTTCTCAGATCTATTTTCTTTGGAGCTTGCAAAGATGGCACAGAAGATAAAACAACTGCTTCTGGTTGTCAACCAATTGGATTTGATGCTAGTTTAAATTGTAGATTATCTGCACCTACACCACCACGTGCAATTAAAATTCTTAGTTGGAAAAAG GCTGTCGAGTATTTTATGAAACTTCTTCGTGATATTGACATTATATGTTCATGCTCATTAGTTCCATCTTTAGAAAGTGTTTTGCGCTTTGTGGTTCAGTTTCAAAAATCTCAACCAGATTTAGTTGCAAGAGCTCATCTCCAG TGTTTGCTGGTTAAAGATGGGAAACTCTATGGGCAGGATCCTGTATTTGCCATTATCACTAAGGCTGCAGCGTTGCCTGAAGCTACAAAGAATCATGATATTCAAAAGAATGAATTCATTGTACAGTTGGGACAG TTGGTGCTCAATTTGCTAAAAATTCTTTGTACAAATGGTGCTTGGCAAAGGCGTAAGCTTGGGAAGATTATACAAGATTGGCGTGTAATATATATGCAG CTAGAGCTGGCTTTTAAAAAAGAGTTTGGAGACTCAACCGTTTCAAATGAGGAG AATATAtgtgtaaaaatatttcaacatATCCTCCTTTGGGTGGAAGAGCAAACCTACTGGATAGCTTCACGTTTTCTCATTTTGGGTTTTGAGTTGGAGCTATATTCCCCCAGTGAATATTGCATGGTATATTGGTATATATATGTTGTCCTGATCAAGCTTGCAGAAAAGACACATCTTAAGACAGCAGTGACCAATGGCACTG GTAAacgaaaaggaaagaaaaaaagggataCTTTAAAGGATGTGGGAAAAGATAATCGGATCCCTCCAGCTGTCTTGTTTCTTCAGTGCCAAATATACCTTGCAGAAGGGCTTGCAATG ATGCTTGCAGCTTTAAGGAATGAAGGTATGATGTTACAGAGTCGGAGCCCTTTTAATACTGAGCATGAG AGATTTATTCAGCACTTTGATCTTCTACAGAAAGCTTGTATTCCCGACCATGTCTCATACCCCTCATTTAATGAGTCCACAATCTATGCTCGCTTATCG AACCTGGTTATGTATAATTACTTTAAGGATGCTCAGAGGATTGCAAAGGAGGTGAAGAGTAGTTTTTCCAATGACCCGGACAAGTTGGCTGAACTTCGGAGGTTAGAGCAAGTGGCGGAACACAATAGTGTTGCCCTCAATATCATTTGCCGGCTAGGAGCCCTTGATTCCTCTCTAAAGATTTCTTTTGAGTTCAACCACCATCCTTACTTTGCCACCGCTGTTGTTAAGAGATCTTGA
- the LOC107428037 gene encoding uncharacterized protein LOC107428037 isoform X3: MEEPKVADDQTFLGVPLPERTSVPSGDNTIWADVSPLLDSACKDLEDGELIHGDNFNLFAAMSALEATWHKGHSLAQTVFSCIYLLRPDRTSSHTLLHSFCRVIRATCKSVISVVSDARTHEEEDLFTMTYGLPLNGDGDDKCLTMLNAVEETICRQLRACKAPSSKRRVIEDIEPLQTKLELEEGYCKALLCRLRFRKHFYHVLACLRRPQGRGLELARKHIAFCISELESALASSEFLRSIFFGACKDGTEDKTTASGCQPIGFDASLNCRLSAPTPPRAIKILSWKKAVEYFMKLLRDIDIICSCSLVPSLESVLRFVVQFQKSQPDLVARAHLQCLLVKDGKLYGQDPVFAIITKAAALPEATKNHDIQKNEFIVQLGQLVLNLLKILCTNGAWQRRKLGKIIQDWRVIYMQLELAFKKEFGDSTVSNEENICVKIFQHILLWVEEQTYWIASRFLILGFELELYSPSEYCMVYWYIYVVLIKLAEKTHLKTAVTNGTGKRKGKKKRDTLKDVGKDNRIPPAVLFLQCQIYLAEGLAMMLAALRNEGMMLQSRSPFNTEHERFIQHFDLLQKACIPDHVSYPSFNESTIYARLSNLVMYNYFKDAQRIAKEVKSSFSNDPDKLAELRRLEQVAEHNSVALNIICRLGALDSSLKISFEFNHHPYFATAVVKRS, translated from the exons ATGGAAGAACCCAAGGTTGCAGACGACCAAACTTTCCTTGGCGTTCCTCTTCCTGAACGCACCTCCGTTCCTTCCGGCGATAACACCATCTGGGCCGATGTCTCCCCTCTTCTCGACTCTGCCtgcaaag ATCTTGAAGATGGTGAGCTCATCCATGGCGACAATTTCAATCTCTTTGCGGCTATGTCTGCTTTGGAG GCGACATGGCACAAGGGTCATTCATTAGCACAAACAGTCTTCTCGTGCATCTATCTTCTAAGGCCTGACAGGACATCTTCACATACCTTATTGCACTCATTTTGCAGAGTCATACGAGCAACCTGCAAATCAGTTATTTCAGTTGTCTCAGATGCACGTACACATGAA GAAGAGGATCTTTTTACAATGACTTATGGTCTTCCTTTGAATGGGGATGGAGATGACAAGTGCTTAACGATGCTAAATGCTGTTGAAGAAACAATTTGTCGCCAATTGCGAGCTTGTAAAGCTCCATCATCAAAAAGAAGAGTGATAGAAG ACATAGAGCCGTTACAAACTAAGCTTGAACTAGAAGAAGGCTATTGCAAAGCTTTGTTATGCCGCTTACGCTTTCGTAAG CATTTTTACCATGTTCTTGCATGTTTGAGGCGGCCTCAAGGGAGAGGGTTGGAGTTGGCGAGAAAACATATAGCTTTCTGTATATCAGAATTAGAAAGTGCTCTTGCTTCATCAGAATTTCTCAGATCTATTTTCTTTGGAGCTTGCAAAGATGGCACAGAAGATAAAACAACTGCTTCTGGTTGTCAACCAATTGGATTTGATGCTAGTTTAAATTGTAGATTATCTGCACCTACACCACCACGTGCAATTAAAATTCTTAGTTGGAAAAAG GCTGTCGAGTATTTTATGAAACTTCTTCGTGATATTGACATTATATGTTCATGCTCATTAGTTCCATCTTTAGAAAGTGTTTTGCGCTTTGTGGTTCAGTTTCAAAAATCTCAACCAGATTTAGTTGCAAGAGCTCATCTCCAG TGTTTGCTGGTTAAAGATGGGAAACTCTATGGGCAGGATCCTGTATTTGCCATTATCACTAAGGCTGCAGCGTTGCCTGAAGCTACAAAGAATCATGATATTCAAAAGAATGAATTCATTGTACAGTTGGGACAG TTGGTGCTCAATTTGCTAAAAATTCTTTGTACAAATGGTGCTTGGCAAAGGCGTAAGCTTGGGAAGATTATACAAGATTGGCGTGTAATATATATGCAG CTAGAGCTGGCTTTTAAAAAAGAGTTTGGAGACTCAACCGTTTCAAATGAGGAG AATATAtgtgtaaaaatatttcaacatATCCTCCTTTGGGTGGAAGAGCAAACCTACTGGATAGCTTCACGTTTTCTCATTTTGGGTTTTGAGTTGGAGCTATATTCCCCCAGTGAATATTGCATGGTATATTGGTATATATATGTTGTCCTGATCAAGCTTGCAGAAAAGACACATCTTAAGACAGCAGTGACCAATGGCACTG GTAAacgaaaaggaaagaaaaaaagggataCTTTAAAGGATGTGGGAAAAGATAATCGGATCCCTCCAGCTGTCTTGTTTCTTCAGTGCCAAATATACCTTGCAGAAGGGCTTGCAATG ATGCTTGCAGCTTTAAGGAATGAAGGTATGATGTTACAGAGTCGGAGCCCTTTTAATACTGAGCATGAG AGATTTATTCAGCACTTTGATCTTCTACAGAAAGCTTGTATTCCCGACCATGTCTCATACCCCTCATTTAATGAGTCCACAATCTATGCTCGCTTATCG AACCTGGTTATGTATAATTACTTTAAGGATGCTCAGAGGATTGCAAAGGAGGTGAAGAGTAGTTTTTCCAATGACCCGGACAAGTTGGCTGAACTTCGGAGGTTAGAGCAAGTGGCGGAACACAATAGTGTTGCCCTCAATATCATTTGCCGGCTAGGAGCCCTTGATTCCTCTCTAAAGATTTCTTTTGAGTTCAACCACCATCCTTACTTTGCCACCGCTGTTGTTAAGAGATCTTGA